From a single Myotis daubentonii chromosome 5, mMyoDau2.1, whole genome shotgun sequence genomic region:
- the MRNIP gene encoding MRN complex-interacting protein isoform X2, translating to MAPPPQARVLRCCRCRLFQAHQMKKSLKWTCKACGEKQSFLRAYGEGSGADCRRHVQKLNLLQGQLSEASPRSLEEPVNADKENAGPGQAEHVGPQDHTGPAGKVREGSRREDWDAGQLTGPCGEPLCPAQRVRATSKWERFLLPLGSSHVDTGPPTPLQRDPRPAGAAQAEQGSPRAQTAKDGGLRTPSPLQLPWATHTPTSGPRRPFGETPEQWGAGPQAEGGHLVKGAQEPRPVRLCDLFNTGEDFDDVL from the exons ATGGCGCCGCCCCCGCAGGCTCGGGTGCTGCGGTGCTGCCGCTGCCGCCTGTTCCAGGCGCACCAG ATGAAAAAGAGTCTCAAATGGACGTGCAAAGCTTGTGGAGAGAAGCAGTCATTTTTACGG GCTTATGGTGAGGGCTCTGGTGCTGACTGTAGACGTCACGTCCAAAAATTGAACCTGCTGCAGGGCCAGCTCTCGGAGGCGTCACCCAG GTCTCTGGAAGAACCTGTAAATGCTGACAAGGAAAAtgcaggccctgggcaggctGAGCATGTGGGTCCGCAG GACCACACTGGCCCAGCAGGGAAGGTGAGAGAAGGAAGCAGGCGTGAGGACTGGGACGCTGGCCAGCTCACTGGCCCTTGCGGGGAACCACTATGTCCTGCCCAGCGGGTCAGGGCCACGTCTAAGTGGGAACGATTTCTTTTGCCACTTGGAAGCTCACATGTGGACACAGGGCCCCCAACACCCCTGCAGAGGGACCCCAGGCCAGCGGGGGCAGCACAGGCTGAGCAGGGGTCCCCCAGGGCTCAAACTGCAAAGGACGGGGGCCTCAGGACACCCAGTCCGCTCCAGCTTCCTTGGGCCACACACACTCCTACATCTGGGCCCAGGAGGCCCTTCGGGGAGACCCCTGAGCAGTGGGGTGCAGGTCCTCAGGCAGAGGGTGGGCACTTGGTCAAAGGGGCACAGGAGCCCCGACCCGTGCGACTGTGTGACCTCTTTAACACTGGTGAGGACTTTGATGATGTTCTGTGA
- the MRNIP gene encoding MRN complex-interacting protein isoform X1, whose translation MAPPPQARVLRCCRCRLFQAHQMKKSLKWTCKACGEKQSFLRAYGEGSGADCRRHVQKLNLLQGQLSEASPSFLSPSFLVLLQGCLCDLPLRSLEEPVNADKENAGPGQAEHVGPQDHTGPAGKVREGSRREDWDAGQLTGPCGEPLCPAQRVRATSKWERFLLPLGSSHVDTGPPTPLQRDPRPAGAAQAEQGSPRAQTAKDGGLRTPSPLQLPWATHTPTSGPRRPFGETPEQWGAGPQAEGGHLVKGAQEPRPVRLCDLFNTGEDFDDVL comes from the exons ATGGCGCCGCCCCCGCAGGCTCGGGTGCTGCGGTGCTGCCGCTGCCGCCTGTTCCAGGCGCACCAG ATGAAAAAGAGTCTCAAATGGACGTGCAAAGCTTGTGGAGAGAAGCAGTCATTTTTACGG GCTTATGGTGAGGGCTCTGGTGCTGACTGTAGACGTCACGTCCAAAAATTGAACCTGCTGCAGGGCCAGCTCTCGGAGGCGTCACCCAG CTTCCTGTCCCCCAGCTTCCTGGTCCTTTTACAAGGATGTCTGTGCGATCTTCCCCTAAGGTCTCTGGAAGAACCTGTAAATGCTGACAAGGAAAAtgcaggccctgggcaggctGAGCATGTGGGTCCGCAG GACCACACTGGCCCAGCAGGGAAGGTGAGAGAAGGAAGCAGGCGTGAGGACTGGGACGCTGGCCAGCTCACTGGCCCTTGCGGGGAACCACTATGTCCTGCCCAGCGGGTCAGGGCCACGTCTAAGTGGGAACGATTTCTTTTGCCACTTGGAAGCTCACATGTGGACACAGGGCCCCCAACACCCCTGCAGAGGGACCCCAGGCCAGCGGGGGCAGCACAGGCTGAGCAGGGGTCCCCCAGGGCTCAAACTGCAAAGGACGGGGGCCTCAGGACACCCAGTCCGCTCCAGCTTCCTTGGGCCACACACACTCCTACATCTGGGCCCAGGAGGCCCTTCGGGGAGACCCCTGAGCAGTGGGGTGCAGGTCCTCAGGCAGAGGGTGGGCACTTGGTCAAAGGGGCACAGGAGCCCCGACCCGTGCGACTGTGTGACCTCTTTAACACTGGTGAGGACTTTGATGATGTTCTGTGA
- the MRNIP gene encoding MRN complex-interacting protein isoform X3, producing the protein MAPPPQARVLRCCRCRLFQAHQAYGEGSGADCRRHVQKLNLLQGQLSEASPSFLSPSFLVLLQGCLCDLPLRSLEEPVNADKENAGPGQAEHVGPQDHTGPAGKVREGSRREDWDAGQLTGPCGEPLCPAQRVRATSKWERFLLPLGSSHVDTGPPTPLQRDPRPAGAAQAEQGSPRAQTAKDGGLRTPSPLQLPWATHTPTSGPRRPFGETPEQWGAGPQAEGGHLVKGAQEPRPVRLCDLFNTGEDFDDVL; encoded by the exons ATGGCGCCGCCCCCGCAGGCTCGGGTGCTGCGGTGCTGCCGCTGCCGCCTGTTCCAGGCGCACCAG GCTTATGGTGAGGGCTCTGGTGCTGACTGTAGACGTCACGTCCAAAAATTGAACCTGCTGCAGGGCCAGCTCTCGGAGGCGTCACCCAG CTTCCTGTCCCCCAGCTTCCTGGTCCTTTTACAAGGATGTCTGTGCGATCTTCCCCTAAGGTCTCTGGAAGAACCTGTAAATGCTGACAAGGAAAAtgcaggccctgggcaggctGAGCATGTGGGTCCGCAG GACCACACTGGCCCAGCAGGGAAGGTGAGAGAAGGAAGCAGGCGTGAGGACTGGGACGCTGGCCAGCTCACTGGCCCTTGCGGGGAACCACTATGTCCTGCCCAGCGGGTCAGGGCCACGTCTAAGTGGGAACGATTTCTTTTGCCACTTGGAAGCTCACATGTGGACACAGGGCCCCCAACACCCCTGCAGAGGGACCCCAGGCCAGCGGGGGCAGCACAGGCTGAGCAGGGGTCCCCCAGGGCTCAAACTGCAAAGGACGGGGGCCTCAGGACACCCAGTCCGCTCCAGCTTCCTTGGGCCACACACACTCCTACATCTGGGCCCAGGAGGCCCTTCGGGGAGACCCCTGAGCAGTGGGGTGCAGGTCCTCAGGCAGAGGGTGGGCACTTGGTCAAAGGGGCACAGGAGCCCCGACCCGTGCGACTGTGTGACCTCTTTAACACTGGTGAGGACTTTGATGATGTTCTGTGA
- the MRNIP gene encoding MRN complex-interacting protein isoform X4 yields MAPPPQARVLRCCRCRLFQAHQAYGEGSGADCRRHVQKLNLLQGQLSEASPRSLEEPVNADKENAGPGQAEHVGPQDHTGPAGKVREGSRREDWDAGQLTGPCGEPLCPAQRVRATSKWERFLLPLGSSHVDTGPPTPLQRDPRPAGAAQAEQGSPRAQTAKDGGLRTPSPLQLPWATHTPTSGPRRPFGETPEQWGAGPQAEGGHLVKGAQEPRPVRLCDLFNTGEDFDDVL; encoded by the exons ATGGCGCCGCCCCCGCAGGCTCGGGTGCTGCGGTGCTGCCGCTGCCGCCTGTTCCAGGCGCACCAG GCTTATGGTGAGGGCTCTGGTGCTGACTGTAGACGTCACGTCCAAAAATTGAACCTGCTGCAGGGCCAGCTCTCGGAGGCGTCACCCAG GTCTCTGGAAGAACCTGTAAATGCTGACAAGGAAAAtgcaggccctgggcaggctGAGCATGTGGGTCCGCAG GACCACACTGGCCCAGCAGGGAAGGTGAGAGAAGGAAGCAGGCGTGAGGACTGGGACGCTGGCCAGCTCACTGGCCCTTGCGGGGAACCACTATGTCCTGCCCAGCGGGTCAGGGCCACGTCTAAGTGGGAACGATTTCTTTTGCCACTTGGAAGCTCACATGTGGACACAGGGCCCCCAACACCCCTGCAGAGGGACCCCAGGCCAGCGGGGGCAGCACAGGCTGAGCAGGGGTCCCCCAGGGCTCAAACTGCAAAGGACGGGGGCCTCAGGACACCCAGTCCGCTCCAGCTTCCTTGGGCCACACACACTCCTACATCTGGGCCCAGGAGGCCCTTCGGGGAGACCCCTGAGCAGTGGGGTGCAGGTCCTCAGGCAGAGGGTGGGCACTTGGTCAAAGGGGCACAGGAGCCCCGACCCGTGCGACTGTGTGACCTCTTTAACACTGGTGAGGACTTTGATGATGTTCTGTGA
- the MRNIP gene encoding MRN complex-interacting protein isoform X5 gives MAYGEGSGADCRRHVQKLNLLQGQLSEASPRSLEEPVNADKENAGPGQAEHVGPQDHTGPAGKVREGSRREDWDAGQLTGPCGEPLCPAQRVRATSKWERFLLPLGSSHVDTGPPTPLQRDPRPAGAAQAEQGSPRAQTAKDGGLRTPSPLQLPWATHTPTSGPRRPFGETPEQWGAGPQAEGGHLVKGAQEPRPVRLCDLFNTGEDFDDVL, from the exons atg GCTTATGGTGAGGGCTCTGGTGCTGACTGTAGACGTCACGTCCAAAAATTGAACCTGCTGCAGGGCCAGCTCTCGGAGGCGTCACCCAG GTCTCTGGAAGAACCTGTAAATGCTGACAAGGAAAAtgcaggccctgggcaggctGAGCATGTGGGTCCGCAG GACCACACTGGCCCAGCAGGGAAGGTGAGAGAAGGAAGCAGGCGTGAGGACTGGGACGCTGGCCAGCTCACTGGCCCTTGCGGGGAACCACTATGTCCTGCCCAGCGGGTCAGGGCCACGTCTAAGTGGGAACGATTTCTTTTGCCACTTGGAAGCTCACATGTGGACACAGGGCCCCCAACACCCCTGCAGAGGGACCCCAGGCCAGCGGGGGCAGCACAGGCTGAGCAGGGGTCCCCCAGGGCTCAAACTGCAAAGGACGGGGGCCTCAGGACACCCAGTCCGCTCCAGCTTCCTTGGGCCACACACACTCCTACATCTGGGCCCAGGAGGCCCTTCGGGGAGACCCCTGAGCAGTGGGGTGCAGGTCCTCAGGCAGAGGGTGGGCACTTGGTCAAAGGGGCACAGGAGCCCCGACCCGTGCGACTGTGTGACCTCTTTAACACTGGTGAGGACTTTGATGATGTTCTGTGA
- the SQSTM1 gene encoding sequestosome-1, translating into MASLTVKAYLLGKEDAAREIRRFSFCFSPDPEAEAEATAGLGPCERLLSRVAALFPALRPSSFQAHYRDEDGDLVAFSSDEELTMAMAYVKDDLFRIYIKERKECRRDHRPPCAQEAPRNMVHPNVICDGCNGPVVGTRYKCSVCPDYDLCAGCEGKGMHREHSKLAFPSPFEGFSHSRWLRKLKHGHFGWPAWEMGLPGNWSPRPPRAGDTQASPTANSASGPSEDPSVNFLKNVGESVAAALSPLGIEVDIDVEHGGKRSRLTPVSPGSSSAEERCSSQPGSCSSDSSKPDGAMEGAAQALAKQMNKITLQSGVQPEEQMESDNCSGGDDDWTHLSSKEVDPSTGELQSLQMPESEGPSSLDPSQEGPTGLKEAAVYPHLPPEADPRLIESLSQMLSMGFSDEGGWLTRLLQTKNYDIGAALDTIQYSKHPPPL; encoded by the exons ATGGCGTCGCTCACCGTGAAGGCGTACCTTCTGGGGAAGGAGGACGCGGCCCGCGAGATCCGCCGCTTCAGCTTCTGCTTCAGCCCCGACCCCGAGGCGGAGGCCGAGGCCACGGCGGGCCTGGGGCCCTGCGAGCGGCTGCTGAGCCGGGTGGCCGCCCTGTTCCCCGCGCTGCGGCCCAGCAGCTTCCAGGCGCACTACCGCG ACGAGGACGGGGACTTGGTTGCCTTTTCCAGTGACGAGGAGCTGACGATGGCCATGGCATACGTGAAGGATGACCTCTTCCGTATTTACATTAAAG agaggaaggagtgcCGGCGGGACCACCGCCCCCCATGTGCTCAGGAGGCACCCCGCAACATGGTGCACCCCAATGTGATCTGCGATGGCTGCAACGGTCCAGTGGTGGGCACCCGGTACAAGTGCAGCGTCTGCCCTGACTACGACCTGTGTGCCGGCTGCGAGGGGAAGGGCATGCACAGGGAGCACAGCAAGCTCGCCTTCCCCAGCCCCTTTGAG ggcttctctcaCAGCCGCTGGCTCCGGAAGCTGAAACACGGCCACTTTGGGTGGCCTGCCTGGGAGATGGGCCTGCCTGGGAACTGGAGCCCACGTCCTCCgcgggcaggggacacccaggccagccccacagCAAACTCCG cttCTGGTCCATCGGAGGATCCCAGTGTGAATTTCCTCAAGAACGTAGGGGAGAGTGTGGCAGCCGCCCTCAGCCCCCTGG GCATCGAGGTGGATATTGACGTGGAACATGGAGGGAAAAGAAGCCGCCTGACCCCCGTCTCCCCAGGCAGCTCCAGCGCGGAGGAGAGGTGCAGCTCGCAGCCAGGAAGCTGCTCTTCTGACTCCAGCAAACCGGACGGGGCCATGGAAGGAGCTGCACAGGCTCTGGCGAAGCAAATGAACAAGATCACGCTGCAGTCCGGTGTGCAGCCCGAg GAGCAGATGGAGTCTGACAACTGCTCGGGAGGAGACGATGACTGGACTCATTTATCTTCAAAGGAAGTGGACCCGTCGACAGGCGAACTCCAGTCTCTACAGATGCCCGAGTCCGAAGGGCCAAGCTCTCTGGACCCTTCCCAGGAGGGACCCACGGGGCTGAAGGAAGCTGCGGTGTACCCACACCTGCCGCCAG AAGCTGACCCCCGGCTCATTGAGTCCCTCTCCCAGATGCTGTCCATGGGGTTCTCTGATGAAGGCGGCTGGCTCACCAGGCTCCTACAGACCAAGAATTACGACATTGGGGCTGCCCTGGACACCATCCAGTACTCAAAGCATCCACCGCCCTTGTGA